One Algibacter sp. L3A6 genomic region harbors:
- a CDS encoding DUF2147 domain-containing protein: MKKYIWLITICMLSISVQSQDILGQWKTVDDETGAHKCIIDIYEENGKVYGKVIEILEPFDKNTLCQDCEGDKKDKPILGMVIINELEKHGEHYKNGTIFDAENGKEYKCRIVLDKETGKLQVRGYIAFLYLTQYWIRHK, translated from the coding sequence ATGAAGAAATACATTTGGTTAATTACAATTTGCATGCTATCGATATCAGTTCAATCTCAAGATATTTTAGGACAATGGAAAACAGTTGATGATGAAACAGGAGCGCACAAATGTATTATCGATATTTATGAAGAAAATGGTAAAGTGTACGGTAAAGTTATAGAGATTCTTGAACCGTTTGATAAAAATACTTTGTGTCAAGATTGCGAAGGTGATAAAAAAGACAAGCCTATTCTTGGTATGGTTATTATTAATGAACTCGAAAAACATGGAGAGCATTATAAAAACGGAACTATTTTCGATGCTGAAAATGGTAAAGAATACAAATGTAGAATTGTGTTAGATAAAGAAACAGGTAAGCTACAAGTTCGAGGCTATATTGCATTTCTATACCTTACGCAATACTGGATTCGACATAAATAA